The Devosia sp. A16 genome includes a window with the following:
- a CDS encoding MotE family protein yields MKTPRLLPVVIAATTALLLFKGIGLVTTGGYVLVGTGSAVAAGEGGGHGAPAAAPAAGVDPTMALPPDATMADTSPTLADQAPVLPLGQEAGTGSHGAEASSPQAGAAAAPEQGIQQVAEPAATACAPAAAASPEAGHGAASAEAAAVGGLGCPPAVSAQGDALPMEVNSAGVLAPIDGNGGSEAELLDRLGERRDALDAREKELEMRMALVEAAEKRLDERTATLKAIETKINALVDERKSAEKEQFAGIVAMYETMKPKEAATIFNQLDLPVLMRVAQAMNPRKMAPILAKMDPLKAKSLTSGLAAEEAEPALDAPVEDLASLPQIVGQ; encoded by the coding sequence ATGAAAACGCCGCGCCTGCTCCCGGTCGTCATAGCCGCCACCACTGCGCTCCTGCTGTTCAAGGGCATCGGGCTGGTGACCACCGGCGGCTATGTGCTGGTCGGCACAGGCAGCGCGGTAGCGGCGGGCGAAGGCGGGGGACACGGCGCGCCGGCCGCGGCGCCCGCGGCGGGAGTCGATCCGACCATGGCGCTGCCGCCAGACGCCACGATGGCCGATACCAGCCCGACCCTGGCCGACCAGGCGCCGGTATTGCCGCTTGGCCAGGAGGCAGGAACCGGCAGCCATGGCGCCGAGGCGTCGTCGCCCCAAGCCGGTGCAGCCGCGGCGCCAGAACAGGGGATCCAGCAGGTCGCCGAGCCTGCCGCCACGGCCTGCGCCCCGGCGGCGGCTGCGAGCCCCGAGGCCGGGCACGGCGCAGCATCCGCCGAAGCCGCCGCGGTCGGAGGTCTCGGCTGCCCACCGGCGGTCAGCGCGCAGGGCGACGCCCTGCCGATGGAGGTGAACAGCGCGGGTGTGCTGGCGCCGATCGACGGCAACGGGGGCAGCGAGGCTGAACTGCTCGACCGGCTCGGCGAGCGCCGCGACGCGCTCGATGCGCGCGAGAAGGAACTGGAGATGCGGATGGCGCTGGTGGAGGCCGCTGAAAAGCGGCTCGACGAGCGCACGGCGACGTTGAAGGCGATCGAAACGAAGATCAACGCTCTGGTCGACGAGAGGAAATCCGCCGAAAAAGAGCAGTTCGCCGGGATCGTCGCAATGTACGAGACGATGAAACCCAAGGAAGCCGCGACCATTTTCAACCAGCTCGACCTGCCGGTGCTGATGCGGGTGGCGCAGGCCATGAACCCGCGCAAGATGGCGCCGATCCTGGCCAAGATGGACCCGCTGAAGGCCAAGTCATTGACCTCGGGCCTGGCCGCCGAAGAGGCAGAACCGGCGCTCGATGCACCGGTGGAGGATCTTGCCAGCCTGCCTCAGATCGTCGGGCAATAG
- a CDS encoding DUF6468 domain-containing protein, which translates to MFGLPLGIVIETLVAILLATTIGYCVILNQRLKRLHSDRGELKQMVADLVQATGLANAAIQELKHTAQEAETVLEARLGEAERFGVELANHVNAGQQIMDRLARITSAARGAQPFDDRLDEPNKVQSALQQLSMRPRIRGNAA; encoded by the coding sequence ATGTTCGGTTTGCCGCTGGGGATCGTGATCGAAACGCTGGTTGCGATTTTGCTTGCTACGACAATCGGCTATTGCGTGATCCTCAATCAGCGCCTGAAGCGCCTCCACTCCGATCGCGGCGAACTCAAGCAGATGGTTGCCGACCTGGTTCAGGCGACCGGCCTCGCCAATGCGGCGATCCAGGAGCTTAAGCACACCGCCCAGGAAGCCGAGACCGTGCTCGAGGCCCGGCTGGGCGAAGCCGAACGGTTCGGGGTCGAACTCGCCAATCACGTCAATGCCGGCCAGCAGATCATGGATCGACTGGCCCGGATCACCAGCGCAGCGCGCGGCGCGCAGCCGTTCGACGATCGGCTTGACGAGCCCAACAAGGTGCAGTCGGCGCTGCAGCAGCTCTCCATGCGGCCGCGCATCCGCGGCAACGCCGCCTGA
- the fliM gene encoding flagellar motor switch protein FliM, protein MAGPGDQDKLSDEWGLDGAMGAAAASAGGEDALGAEWAAMLEADSGEAGAADRVLNQDEIDSLLGFDPNAGGGAELTGVQALINSALVSYERLPMLEIVFDRLVRLATTSLRNFTSDNVEVALDSISSVRFGDYLNSIPLPAILSVIKAEEWENYGLLTVDSSLIYSMIDVLLGGRRVGGQIRVEGRPYTTIEMALARRMIEVILEDTHRAFEPVTEVNFRIERLETNPRFAAISRPANAAILIELRIEMDDRGGKIEILLPYATIEPIREQLLQMYMGEKFGRDPIWEGHLATEIFAADVEVDAILHEMDLPLSRVLSMQPGDTVMFDRTPSDPIGLRCGNVDLTEAIMGHIGNHVSVRVSRPLNPPKVTMAAFEAIDEDKQEGR, encoded by the coding sequence ATGGCCGGACCGGGCGACCAGGACAAACTCAGCGACGAATGGGGCCTCGACGGGGCCATGGGCGCCGCAGCTGCCTCGGCCGGCGGAGAAGACGCGCTGGGCGCAGAGTGGGCGGCCATGCTGGAGGCGGACAGCGGCGAAGCCGGCGCCGCCGACCGGGTGCTCAACCAGGACGAGATCGACAGCCTGCTCGGCTTCGACCCCAATGCGGGCGGCGGGGCCGAACTCACCGGGGTGCAGGCACTGATCAACTCGGCGCTGGTCTCCTACGAGCGCCTCCCGATGCTGGAGATCGTCTTCGATCGGCTGGTACGGCTGGCGACGACGTCGCTGCGGAATTTCACTTCCGACAATGTCGAGGTGGCGCTCGACTCGATCTCGTCGGTGCGGTTCGGCGACTATCTCAACTCCATCCCGCTGCCCGCCATTCTCTCGGTGATCAAGGCCGAGGAGTGGGAGAACTATGGCCTGCTGACCGTCGACTCGTCGCTGATCTATTCGATGATCGACGTGCTGCTGGGCGGGCGCCGCGTCGGCGGGCAGATCCGCGTCGAGGGGCGCCCCTATACCACCATCGAGATGGCGCTGGCCCGCCGCATGATCGAGGTGATCCTCGAGGACACGCACCGGGCTTTCGAGCCGGTGACCGAGGTCAATTTCCGCATCGAGCGGCTGGAGACCAACCCGCGCTTTGCCGCGATCTCACGTCCGGCCAATGCCGCCATCCTGATCGAGCTCAGGATCGAGATGGACGATCGGGGCGGCAAGATCGAAATCCTCTTGCCCTACGCGACGATCGAGCCGATCCGCGAGCAGCTGCTGCAGATGTATATGGGCGAGAAATTCGGCCGCGACCCGATCTGGGAAGGCCACCTCGCGACCGAGATCTTCGCGGCTGACGTCGAAGTCGACGCGATTCTGCATGAGATGGACCTGCCGCTGAGCCGGGTGCTGTCGATGCAGCCGGGCGATACGGTGATGTTCGATCGCACGCCGAGCGATCCGATCGGGCTGCGCTGCGGCAATGTCGATCTCACCGAAGCGATCATGGGGCATATCGGCAACCATGTGTCGGTGCGGGTGTCGCGCCCGCTCAATCCACCGAAGGTAACGATGGCGGCCTTCGAGGCCATCGATGAAGACAAACAGGAGGGCCGCTGA
- a CDS encoding flagellar basal body-associated FliL family protein translates to MTAEADIEGGDVAAPAKKKLPIMLIAMVAAAVVLLGGGAAAYFLLFSAPKPDEAHLAAVPETFIFNLPTMTVNLRGDGEREQFMKLTVALEVANEEVMTEIQPRMAKVVDAFQVYLRELRKSDLEGSAGIYRLKEELRRRVNIAIFPQQVDSILFKEILVQ, encoded by the coding sequence ATGACGGCTGAAGCCGATATCGAGGGTGGCGATGTCGCCGCGCCCGCGAAAAAGAAGCTGCCCATCATGCTGATCGCCATGGTAGCTGCGGCAGTGGTGCTGCTTGGCGGCGGTGCGGCGGCTTACTTTCTCCTCTTTTCCGCTCCCAAGCCGGACGAGGCGCATCTCGCGGCGGTGCCCGAAACCTTCATTTTCAACCTGCCGACCATGACGGTGAACCTGCGTGGCGATGGCGAGCGCGAGCAGTTCATGAAGCTGACCGTGGCGCTCGAGGTCGCCAATGAAGAGGTGATGACCGAGATCCAGCCGCGCATGGCCAAGGTGGTCGATGCGTTCCAGGTCTACCTGCGCGAACTGCGCAAGAGCGATCTCGAGGGCTCGGCCGGCATCTACCGGCTCAAGGAAGAGCTGCGCCGCCGGGTGAACATCGCGATTTTTCCACAGCAGGTGGACTCGATCCTGTTCAAGGAAATCCTGGTGCAGTGA
- the flgF gene encoding flagellar basal-body rod protein FlgF: MENAQLIGLSRQIALQRQMDVVANNIANINTTGFKSEQLLFEEYLMPVARDRDFPTLDQPLSYTDDWTTIHDMAGGALVQTDNPLDVALQGDGFLSVQTAAGERYTKSGSLAIDPSGTLVDLDGNPVLGTGGPIQFAAGETDITIGEDGSISSSAGQKGRLAIVEFADPQAVQRDGSNLWSGGNPVAATGTRVLQGNLEKSNVNGVGEMTEMIRVQRAYESVASLISKQDDQRRSAIQKLGNLNG, translated from the coding sequence ATGGAAAATGCGCAGCTCATCGGATTGTCGCGGCAGATCGCCTTGCAGCGGCAGATGGATGTGGTGGCGAACAACATCGCCAACATCAACACGACAGGTTTCAAGTCCGAGCAGTTGCTGTTCGAGGAATACCTGATGCCGGTCGCCCGGGATCGCGACTTCCCGACCCTGGACCAGCCCCTCAGCTACACTGACGACTGGACGACCATCCACGACATGGCCGGTGGCGCGCTGGTCCAGACCGACAACCCGCTGGACGTGGCGCTGCAGGGCGACGGCTTCCTCTCCGTGCAGACCGCCGCCGGCGAGCGCTACACCAAGTCCGGCTCGCTGGCCATCGACCCCTCCGGCACCCTGGTCGATCTCGACGGCAACCCGGTACTCGGCACTGGCGGCCCGATCCAGTTCGCCGCCGGCGAAACCGACATCACGATCGGCGAGGACGGCTCGATCTCCTCCAGCGCCGGCCAGAAGGGCCGCCTCGCGATCGTCGAGTTCGCCGATCCGCAGGCCGTCCAGCGCGATGGCAGCAACCTCTGGTCCGGCGGCAACCCGGTCGCCGCCACCGGTACGCGGGTGCTGCAGGGCAACCTCGAGAAATCCAACGTCAACGGCGTCGGCGAGATGACCGAGATGATCCGTGTGCAGCGCGCCTACGAAAGCGTCGCCTCGCTGATCTCCAAGCAGGACGACCAGCGCCGCAGCGCGATCCAGAAACTCGGCAACCTCAACGGCTGA
- the flgG gene encoding flagellar basal-body rod protein FlgG: MKALYIASTGMAAQERNVEVISNNIANMRTTGYKRARAEFQDLLYQVQRQAGSTTSETGTMAPVGIEIGSGVRTAATPRVMSQGTVAPTEKELDVAIRGEGFFVVQMPDGRTGYTRDGSFERSPEGQLVNVDGYEIQPGITIPGNANSISISPDGTVEVFLDNDTTPTTVGQLQLARFVNKAGLASAGNNLFLETASSGPAQVGTPNQDGMGDLLQEYLESSNVNSVTEIADLIAAQRAYEMNARVISGADEMMQSASQLR; encoded by the coding sequence ATGAAAGCCCTCTACATCGCTTCGACCGGCATGGCCGCGCAGGAACGCAACGTCGAAGTCATCTCCAACAACATCGCGAACATGCGCACCACCGGCTACAAGCGGGCGCGTGCCGAGTTCCAGGACCTGCTATACCAGGTCCAGCGCCAGGCCGGCAGCACCACCTCCGAGACCGGCACCATGGCCCCGGTCGGCATCGAGATCGGCTCGGGTGTCCGCACCGCCGCGACCCCGCGCGTCATGAGCCAGGGCACTGTCGCCCCCACCGAGAAGGAACTCGACGTCGCCATCCGCGGTGAAGGGTTCTTCGTCGTACAGATGCCTGACGGTCGCACCGGTTACACCCGCGACGGCTCGTTCGAGCGCAGCCCCGAGGGGCAGCTGGTCAATGTCGACGGCTACGAGATCCAGCCCGGCATCACCATCCCCGGCAATGCCAATTCGATATCGATCAGCCCGGACGGCACGGTCGAGGTGTTCCTCGACAACGACACCACCCCGACGACGGTCGGGCAATTGCAGCTGGCGCGCTTCGTCAACAAGGCGGGCCTCGCTTCGGCCGGCAACAACCTGTTCCTCGAGACGGCCTCGAGCGGTCCGGCTCAGGTCGGCACCCCCAACCAGGATGGCATGGGCGACCTGCTGCAGGAATATCTCGAGAGCTCCAACGTCAACTCCGTGACCGAGATCGCCGACCTGATCGCCGCTCAGCGTGCCTACGAGATGAACGCCCGCGTCATCTCGGGAGCCGACGAGATGATGCAGTCGGCCAGCCAGCTGCGCTGA
- the flgA gene encoding flagellar basal body P-ring formation chaperone FlgA, which produces MRKFILPALLAIFAGSSAFAAPVLRAEVSVNHPVVTVGDMFEDAGLMAERALFRAPAPGTTGIVSLDAIRAAALRAGLTDYTQDGLLNVRVERRATVVDAATFTNLISGDLAARGLLPAGAELHARFDNPALTYNAEAVETPVTLVALRYQPGAAGFTARFQIAGIELPVDVTGSLDLLVEVPHLAATLKAGAVLGPQDIEMKRVPLDFADQSGVEGLDDLVGKQLRRNSRAGVMLKAADVTEPLAVRRNTQVTVVLRTGPMTLTVIGQSLGDAVTGQPVQVMNSVTRKILNGVATANGAVEITTAATKLQVAGL; this is translated from the coding sequence ATGCGCAAGTTCATTCTCCCTGCCCTGCTCGCGATCTTCGCCGGCTCCAGCGCGTTCGCCGCCCCGGTGCTCCGGGCCGAGGTCTCGGTCAACCACCCCGTCGTCACCGTCGGCGATATGTTCGAGGACGCCGGCCTCATGGCCGAGCGTGCGCTGTTCCGGGCTCCGGCTCCGGGCACCACCGGGATCGTCAGCCTCGACGCCATCAGAGCCGCGGCGCTCAGGGCCGGCCTCACCGATTACACCCAGGATGGCCTGCTGAATGTGCGGGTCGAGCGTCGGGCCACTGTGGTCGATGCCGCAACCTTCACCAACCTCATCTCCGGCGACCTCGCGGCGCGCGGCCTGCTGCCCGCCGGCGCCGAGTTGCACGCCCGCTTCGACAATCCCGCGCTCACCTACAACGCCGAGGCGGTCGAAACCCCGGTGACGCTGGTCGCCTTGCGCTACCAGCCGGGCGCCGCCGGTTTTACCGCCCGCTTCCAGATTGCCGGGATCGAGCTGCCGGTAGATGTCACGGGCAGCCTCGACCTGCTGGTCGAGGTTCCGCATCTCGCCGCCACGCTGAAGGCCGGCGCAGTGCTGGGGCCGCAGGACATCGAGATGAAGCGAGTGCCGCTCGATTTCGCCGACCAGTCCGGTGTCGAGGGTCTCGATGACCTGGTCGGCAAGCAGCTCCGCCGCAATTCCCGCGCCGGGGTGATGCTGAAAGCCGCCGACGTGACCGAGCCCCTCGCGGTGCGTCGCAATACCCAGGTCACCGTGGTGCTGCGCACCGGCCCGATGACGCTGACCGTGATCGGCCAGTCGCTCGGCGACGCCGTCACCGGCCAGCCGGTGCAGGTGATGAACAGCGTAACGCGAAAAATCCTCAACGGCGTCGCGACCGCCAACGGCGCGGTGGAGATCACCACTGCTGCCACCAAGCTCCAGGTCGCCGGGCTGTGA
- the flgH gene encoding flagellar basal body L-ring protein FlgH — MNSMKLFAALALTALLAGCSTMDQLASVGEQPRLTAIADPTAQAGYRPVQMPMPEPVVASYQPNSLFSNEARGFFKDQRAHKIGDILTVMVTIDDSAKMQNSTDRERSSSSSGSVGGVLGSIFGGKVPLADVQASGKLTTAGDMADGGSGSVNRKESLATQVAAVVVQVLPNGNLVIEGHQEVRVNFEMRELIVAGIVRPEDIHADNTIPSSKIAEARISYGGRGQITQMQQPRYGQQIADAIMPF, encoded by the coding sequence ATGAACTCGATGAAACTCTTCGCCGCCCTTGCGCTCACCGCCCTGCTCGCCGGCTGCTCGACCATGGATCAGCTCGCCAGCGTCGGCGAACAGCCTCGGCTGACCGCCATCGCCGACCCCACGGCCCAGGCGGGCTACCGCCCGGTGCAGATGCCGATGCCCGAGCCGGTCGTCGCCTCGTACCAGCCCAACTCGCTGTTCTCGAACGAGGCCCGCGGCTTCTTCAAGGATCAGCGCGCCCACAAGATCGGCGACATCCTGACCGTGATGGTCACCATCGACGACAGCGCCAAGATGCAGAACAGCACCGACCGGGAGCGCTCCTCGTCGTCCTCGGGCAGCGTCGGCGGCGTGCTGGGCTCAATCTTCGGCGGCAAGGTGCCGCTGGCCGACGTGCAGGCGTCGGGCAAGCTCACCACTGCCGGCGACATGGCCGATGGTGGTTCCGGCTCGGTCAACCGCAAGGAAAGCCTCGCCACCCAGGTTGCCGCCGTTGTGGTGCAGGTGCTGCCCAACGGCAACCTGGTGATCGAGGGGCACCAGGAAGTACGCGTCAACTTCGAAATGCGCGAGCTGATCGTCGCCGGCATCGTCCGCCCCGAGGACATCCACGCCGACAACACCATCCCCTCGTCCAAGATCGCCGAGGCCCGCATCTCCTACGGCGGCCGCGGTCAGATCACCCAGATGCAGCAGCCGCGTTACGGCCAGCAGATCGCCGACGCCATCATGCCCTTCTGA
- a CDS encoding carboxypeptidase M32: protein MPSPNSAFSKLDALSRKLEAIEHAQSMLGVDEAVMMPVGGGEKRAETMSTLAGMYHEMATAPEVGDWLGDAEAEPLDEMQTLAIREFRRVHTNMTCLSADFVRKQVNARIRAEQLWRELRPSGDWAGFLPAFEGLVATAREEAQLRADVLGLSPYDALMEQYDPGNRVAEVAPVLNDLKTFLKDFVPAALAHQEEKLARRPLKPLNAPFAIEKQKALGLVMMEAVGFDFEHGRLDVSHHPFCGGVPTDIRMTTRYTEGEFLTSLMGILHETGHGLYEQGLPKEWTHWPVGRARGMAMHESQSLFVEKQIARSPEFWEWAMPHVREKLGEAAIAGWELEDVLAHVHFIERGLIRVDADEATYPLHVILRFELEQDLISGKLAPRDVPEAWDAKMREYLGLSTIDNMKDGPMQDVHWPSGAIGYFPSYTLGAIIAAQLWSAIERDQPNAREDMRNGRFVGINDWRREKIWNEASKYSTPDLLQRATGEKLNARHFQEHLTRRYLS, encoded by the coding sequence ATGCCCTCTCCCAATTCCGCCTTCTCCAAACTCGATGCGCTGAGCCGCAAGCTCGAAGCCATCGAGCATGCCCAATCGATGCTGGGCGTCGACGAGGCCGTGATGATGCCGGTGGGCGGTGGCGAGAAACGCGCCGAGACCATGTCGACGCTGGCCGGCATGTATCACGAGATGGCCACCGCGCCGGAAGTCGGCGATTGGCTCGGCGATGCCGAGGCCGAACCGCTCGATGAGATGCAGACCCTCGCCATCCGCGAGTTCCGCCGTGTCCACACCAACATGACCTGTCTGTCGGCCGATTTCGTCCGCAAGCAGGTCAACGCCCGTATCCGTGCCGAGCAGTTGTGGCGCGAGCTCCGTCCAAGCGGCGACTGGGCCGGCTTCCTGCCGGCCTTCGAAGGGCTGGTGGCGACGGCGCGCGAGGAAGCGCAACTGCGCGCCGACGTGCTCGGCCTCTCCCCCTATGACGCACTGATGGAGCAGTATGATCCAGGCAACCGCGTCGCCGAGGTGGCGCCGGTGCTCAATGACCTCAAGACCTTCCTCAAGGATTTCGTCCCGGCTGCCCTGGCGCACCAGGAGGAAAAGCTGGCGCGGCGCCCGCTGAAGCCGCTCAACGCCCCATTCGCCATCGAAAAGCAGAAGGCGCTGGGCCTGGTGATGATGGAAGCCGTCGGCTTCGATTTCGAACACGGCCGGCTGGATGTTTCGCACCACCCGTTCTGCGGCGGCGTGCCCACCGATATCCGCATGACCACCCGCTATACCGAGGGCGAGTTCCTCACTTCGCTGATGGGCATCCTGCACGAGACCGGGCACGGCCTCTACGAACAGGGCCTGCCCAAGGAGTGGACGCACTGGCCGGTCGGCCGCGCTCGGGGCATGGCCATGCATGAAAGCCAGAGCCTGTTCGTCGAAAAGCAGATCGCCCGCTCGCCGGAGTTCTGGGAATGGGCCATGCCGCATGTCCGGGAGAAACTCGGAGAAGCCGCGATTGCCGGCTGGGAACTGGAGGACGTGCTGGCGCATGTGCATTTCATCGAGCGCGGCCTGATCCGCGTCGACGCCGACGAGGCCACCTACCCGCTGCATGTCATCCTGCGCTTCGAGCTGGAACAGGACCTGATCAGCGGCAAGCTGGCGCCCAGGGATGTGCCCGAGGCCTGGGACGCCAAGATGCGCGAGTATCTGGGGCTCTCTACTATCGACAACATGAAGGATGGCCCGATGCAGGACGTACACTGGCCGTCGGGCGCGATCGGCTATTTCCCCAGCTACACGCTGGGCGCCATCATCGCGGCGCAGCTGTGGAGCGCCATCGAGCGTGACCAGCCCAACGCCCGCGAGGACATGCGCAATGGCCGCTTCGTGGGGATCAATGACTGGCGGCGGGAGAAGATCTGGAACGAGGCGAGCAAATACTCGACGCCCGACCTGCTGCAGCGCGCCACCGGCGAAAAGCTCAACGCGCGTCACTTCCAGGAGCACCTGACGCGCCGCTATCTCAGCTGA
- a CDS encoding MFS transporter, with protein sequence MAKDRPSVLQPLQHGTFRNIWVANLVSSFGALIQGVGAAWMMTALTNSVDLVALVQASTSLPIMLFSLLGGAIADNFPRRRVMLVAQFFMLAISALLTLSALLGLITPWLLLTFTFLIGCGTALNNPSWQASVGDLVPRSSVGSAVALNSIGFNLSRSLGPAVGGIIVAVAGAAAAFAVNMVSYLGLLFVLLRWKPAPAPAGLPREAVGAAMFAGIRYMALSPQLGKVLVRSFIFGLTASSVLALLPVVASQIPGGGPLVYGLLLGAFGLGAVGGALISARLAEQFSSEAIVRLAFIGFAICAAVTGLSPSPWLTGIALLLGGACWVLALTLFNVTVQLSTPRWVVGRSLSLYQTATFAGLAAGSWLWGVAGEEFGVSNALVASAIALVVGAGVGLLLSIPPRVLLDLDPANRWQEPQIALPIEPRPGPIVISIEYRIRPQDVREFLRVMADRKRVRMRDGAREWVLRRDLSETDVWVESYKSPTWTEYARHNQRLTHADEVIGEQLRKLHQGPERPVVRRMIERPPNWFAAIAANRTIDPP encoded by the coding sequence ATGGCCAAGGATCGACCATCGGTCCTGCAGCCGCTGCAGCACGGAACCTTCCGCAACATCTGGGTTGCGAACCTCGTCTCGAGCTTCGGCGCCCTGATCCAGGGCGTCGGGGCCGCCTGGATGATGACGGCGCTGACCAACTCGGTCGACCTCGTCGCGCTTGTCCAGGCTTCGACCTCCCTGCCGATCATGTTGTTCTCGCTGCTCGGCGGGGCCATCGCCGACAATTTCCCGCGCCGCCGGGTGATGCTGGTGGCGCAGTTCTTCATGCTCGCGATCTCGGCGCTGCTGACGCTCAGCGCGCTGCTTGGGCTGATCACCCCATGGCTGCTGCTGACCTTCACCTTTCTGATCGGCTGCGGCACGGCGCTCAACAACCCCTCCTGGCAGGCCTCGGTGGGCGATCTGGTGCCACGCTCCAGCGTCGGCTCGGCGGTGGCGCTCAACTCCATCGGCTTCAACCTGTCGCGTAGCCTGGGCCCTGCGGTCGGCGGCATCATCGTGGCCGTCGCCGGGGCCGCGGCGGCCTTCGCCGTCAACATGGTGAGCTATCTGGGGCTGCTGTTCGTGCTGTTGCGCTGGAAGCCCGCCCCCGCGCCCGCAGGCCTGCCGCGCGAGGCGGTGGGCGCCGCGATGTTCGCCGGCATCCGCTACATGGCGCTGTCGCCGCAGCTGGGCAAGGTACTGGTCCGCAGCTTCATCTTCGGCCTCACCGCCAGCTCGGTGCTGGCGCTGCTGCCGGTGGTGGCAAGCCAGATTCCCGGCGGTGGCCCGCTGGTCTACGGCCTGCTGCTCGGGGCCTTCGGCCTCGGCGCTGTCGGCGGGGCGCTGATCAGCGCACGCCTCGCCGAGCAGTTCTCCAGCGAGGCCATCGTCCGCCTCGCCTTCATCGGCTTCGCCATCTGCGCCGCAGTGACGGGGCTCAGCCCGTCACCCTGGCTGACCGGCATCGCCCTGCTGCTCGGCGGCGCCTGCTGGGTGCTGGCGCTGACCCTGTTCAACGTCACCGTCCAGCTCTCGACCCCGCGCTGGGTAGTGGGTCGCTCGCTGTCGCTCTACCAGACGGCAACCTTTGCAGGGTTGGCGGCAGGCAGTTGGCTGTGGGGCGTTGCCGGCGAGGAGTTCGGCGTCAGCAATGCGCTCGTCGCCTCGGCCATCGCGCTGGTCGTCGGTGCCGGCGTGGGGCTGCTGCTGTCGATCCCGCCGCGCGTGCTGCTCGACCTCGATCCGGCCAACCGCTGGCAGGAGCCGCAGATCGCCCTGCCGATCGAGCCGCGCCCCGGCCCGATCGTCATCAGCATCGAATACCGGATCCGCCCGCAGGACGTGCGCGAGTTCCTCCGCGTCATGGCCGACCGCAAGCGGGTGCGCATGCGCGATGGGGCGCGCGAATGGGTGCTGCGCCGCGACCTCAGCGAAACCGATGTCTGGGTCGAAAGCTACAAGAGCCCGACATGGACCGAATATGCCCGGCATAACCAGCGGCTCACCCACGCCGACGAGGTGATCGGCGAGCAGTTGCGCAAGCTGCACCAGGGCCCGGAACGCCCGGTGGTGCGCCGGATGATCGAGCGGCCGCCCAACTGGTTCGCCGCCATCGCCGCCAACCGGACGATCGATCCGCCGTGA